One stretch of Harmonia axyridis chromosome 1, icHarAxyr1.1, whole genome shotgun sequence DNA includes these proteins:
- the LOC123672910 gene encoding histone H2B-like, whose product MPPKSPKSSGKAVKKAGKAQKNISKTDKKKKRKRKESYAIYIYKVLKQVHPDTGISSKAMSIMNSFVNDIFERIAAEASRLAHYNKRSTITSREIQTAVRLLLPGELAKHAVSEGTKAVTKYTSSK is encoded by the coding sequence ATGCCTCCTAAGAGTCCTAAGTCTAGTGGAAAAGCCGTGAAAAAGGCCGGCAAAGCCCAGAAAAACATCTCGAAGACCGACAAGAAGAAGAAGCGCAAGAGGAAGGAAAGTTATGCCATTTACATCTACAAGGTATTGAAACAAGTCCATCCAGATACCGGAATTTCCAGCAAGGCCATGAGCATCATGAACAGTTTTGTGAACGATATTTTTGAACGCATCGCTGCCGAAGCGAGCAGATTAGCCCATTACAACAAACGTTCCACAATTACCAGCAGGGAAATTCAGACGGCAGTGCGACTTCTCTTGCCCGGTGAGCTGGCCAAGCACGCAGTCAGTGAAGGTACTAAGGCAGTGACAAAATACACCAGTTCTAAGTGA